One Mercenaria mercenaria strain notata chromosome 12, MADL_Memer_1, whole genome shotgun sequence DNA segment encodes these proteins:
- the LOC123535154 gene encoding sodium-dependent proline transporter-like, translated as MLIICGTPLYFLEYSIGTFAGRGPYKIWDISPVFRGVGVKVSVGYGVYMVGASIFRCWIGQCILYAFRDPIPWSHCDNDWNTPFCKSNRILVSRNSNALVLVDLQNGSDTDANMTSSAWAGGPKTDVSVHHNVTGTEMSAAEEFWQ; from the exons ATGTTAATAATCTGCGGGACTCCATTGTATTTTCTGGAATATTCCATTGGGACATTTGCCGGCCGAGGACCATATAAAATATGGGATATCAGCCCTGTGTTTAGAG GTGTTGGAGTCAAGGTATCTGTGGGATATGGTGTCTACATGGTTGGCGCGAGCATATTCCGGTGTTGGATTGGACAGTGTATTCTCTACGCCTTCCGGGATCCAATACCATGGAGTCATTGTGACAATGACTGGAACACACCTTTTTGTAAAAGTAATCGAATTTTGGTTTCAAGGAACAGCAACGCTTTAGTACTTGTTGATTTACAAAATGGCAGCGATACTGACGCCAACATGACGTCTTCTGCATGGGCAGGTGGACCAAAAACAGACGTTTCTGTACATCATAATGTAACCGGAACAGAAATGTCTGCTGCTGAAGAGTTTTGGCAGTGA